One stretch of Rana temporaria chromosome 10, aRanTem1.1, whole genome shotgun sequence DNA includes these proteins:
- the RNF26 gene encoding E3 ubiquitin-protein ligase RNF26 has product MQGLLLVLSGLTRTVDVVLLVLELNYWLVSSLISFLFWTIHFIFSLPGTISFTLLQCWDCVWLSLAVAAESSWVLIVDGVQTVGNVLRGALAGLDALQLAWNLLCHMAIRSKEMMQRGLLNIALSGQNLHRQVWEALTITASLATYLVNTLLNLILIGVQYVFSALLSFWFCMVNALFISKEWLFTMIAQLSNTGATMVILLWAPFQMAADVLVYCSTGVGAILSKHLYKVLLLLFLIWVSRMVLRPSPAIRFLQEKLSMFYQSLLMCLHIVLSSDVWRRVAERSLQLLRMHGAAWFRSMNAMRTRAQNVPPRNRAQNRPEPARPADLPPARLIFHVQPNSQRNSAGDRAQTSQRAPPAPQSSASTSRKKEAPKEDPWKLLKQQEESRKCVICQDENKSILLLPCRHLCLCAQCSHVLLQQPILQRNCPLCRHYILQALNVYM; this is encoded by the coding sequence ATGCAGGGGCTGCTGCTGGTCCTCAGTGGTCTGACCAGGACTGTGGACGTTGTTCTGCTGGTTCTGGAGTTGAATTATTGGTTGGTATCCTCCCTCATCTCATTCCTCTTTTGGACCATTCACTTCATCTTCAGCCTTCCAGGAACCATCTCCTTCACTTTACTGCAATGCTGGGACTGTGTGTGGCTGAGCCTAGCGGTGGCGGCGGAATCCAGCTGGGTCCTTATTGTGGACGGTGTACAGACGGTGGGGAACGTTCTGAGGGGGGCCTTGGCTGGTCTGGACGCTCTACAGCTGGCATGGAACTTGTTGTGCCACATGGCGATCCGCAGCAAAGAGATGATGCAACGCGGCCTCCTAAACATCGCCCTGTCCGGGCAGAACCTTCACCGCCAGGTCTGGGAAGCTCTGACCATCACGGCTAGTTTAGCCACCTACCTGGTGAACACCTTGCTCAATCTGATCCTGATTGGCGTGCAGTACGTCTTCTCAGCGCTCCTGTCTTTCTGGTTTTGCATGGTAAACGCGCTGTTCATAAGTAAAGAATGGCTCTTCACCATGATCGCCCAACTTTCCAACACCGGAGCCACCATGGTCATCCTCCTGTGGGCGCCATTCCAGATGGCTGCGGATGTCCTGGTGTACTGCAGCACGGGGGTCGGTGCCATCTTGTCCAAACACCTCTACAAAGTTCTATTACTTCTCTTCCTGATTTGGGTCTCCCGTATGGTACTCAGGCCTTCACCTGCAATACGCTTCTTGCAAGAAAAGCTAAGCATGTTCTACCAATCTCTACTCATGTGTCTTCACATCGTTCTAAGTTCTGATGTCTGGAGGAGGGTGGCTGAGCGGAGTCTTCAGCTTCTCAGAATGCATGGAGCAGCCTGGTTCAGAAGCATGAATGCCATGAGGACCAGAGCCCAGAATGTACCACCGAGAAACCGGGCGCAAAACCGCCCGGAGCCCGCCCGGCCAGCTGACCTACCGCCTGCCAGGTTAATCTTTCACGTTCAACCGAATTCACAACGAAATTCAGCTGGTGATAGGGCACAGACTTCACAGCGAGCACCCCCTGCACCCCAGAGCAGTGCATCCACTTCAAGGAAGAAAGAGGCACCTAAAGAGGATCCCTGGAAACTGCTAAAACAGCAGGAGGAAAGCCGCAAATGCGTCATCTGCCAAGACGAGAACAAAAGTATTCTATTATTACCATGCCGTCACCTTTGTTTATGTGCTCAGTGCTCTCACGTTCTGCTGCAACAGCCTATCCTTCAGCGGAACTGTCCACTGTGCCGGCATTATATACTTCAGGCGCTGAATGTTTACATGTAA